Proteins from a single region of Gossypium arboreum isolate Shixiya-1 chromosome 1, ASM2569848v2, whole genome shotgun sequence:
- the LOC108481176 gene encoding receptor-like protein 35 yields the protein MGNTFLNLALLIIFHFFMPTFSMKLTTILTDQSALLALKDHVIHDPKNVLTTNWSASAPVCNWFGVSCGSKHRRVTALNLTGLGLVGTLPPHIGNLSFLSFLRIRSNSFRGKLPVQLSNLHRLKILNFGNNSFSGEIPSWLGSLTELRMLFLYQNNFKGVVPFSLGNLSKLEILSLFETRISGSIPSSIFNISSLQNIYLNNNMLSGFIPSVPRDLLLLEGIDFNFNNLSGHIPEDMFDHLPNLKELTLSVNLLSGRIPASLFKCKELQKLSLSYNQMEGSLPIEIGNLSMLQHIYIGQNHFEGNIC from the coding sequence ATGGGGAATACTTTCCTCAACTTAGCTCTTCTTATCATCTTCCATTTTTTTATGCCTACTTTCTCTATGAAATTAACCACCATACTTACAGATCAATCAGCTCTTCTAGCACTGAAAGATCATGTTATTCATGATCCTAAAAATGTCTTGACAACTAACTGGTCAGCCTCTGCCCCTGTTTGCAATTGGTTTGGTGTAAGTTGTGGATCCAAGCACCGTAGAGTCACAGCTCTAAACCTTACTGGGTTGGGACTCGTAGGCACCCTTCCACCTCACATAGGAAATCTATCATTCCTTTCTTTTCTTCGTATCAGAAGTAATAGTTTCCGTGGGAAATTACCTGTCCAGTTATCCAATTTGCATCGGctgaaaattttaaactttggTAACAACTCCTTCAGTGGAGAAATCCCATCATGGCTGGGATCATTAACTGAACTTCGAATGTTGTTTTTGTACCAAAATAACTTCAAAGGTGTTGTTCCATTCTCTTTAGGCAATTTGTCAAAGCTAGAGATCTTGAGCTTGTTTGAAACTCGGATTTCAGGTTCAATACCCTCCTCCATCTTTAATATATCCTCTTTGCAAAATATTTATCTAAACAATAATATGCTCTCTGGTTTCATACCCTCTGTTCCACGAGATTTGCTTTTGCTAGAAGGCATCGATTTCAATTTCAATAATCTTAGTGGTCATATCCCAGAAGATATGTTCGATCATCTTCCGAATTTGAAAGAATTGACTTTGAGCGTTAACCTGCTTTCTGGTAGAATTCCTGCCAGTCTATTCAAGTGCAAAGAGTTACAAAAGTTATCTTTATCGTATAACCAAATGGAGGGGAGCTTACCAATAGAAATTGGGAATTTGAGTATGCTTCAACACATCTATATTGGTCAGAACCACTTTGAAGGTAATATATGCTAA